Part of the Meleagris gallopavo isolate NT-WF06-2002-E0010 breed Aviagen turkey brand Nicholas breeding stock chromosome 28, Turkey_5.1, whole genome shotgun sequence genome, CGGAAcagccaggaaaagaaaaagcaactgaaGGTGTTATAAAGGAGCATACAAGCAAAGGGATTTggattttctcttctcttacGGAGCAAAATGGGACAGCAGTTTACCAACGCTGAAGGGGAACAGACAGAGATTGATGTTGCTGAATTACAGGAATGGTATAAGAAATTTGTGGTTGAATGTCCCAGCGGAACCCTCTTCATGCATGAATTCAAGAGGTTCTTCGGCGTCCAGGATAACCACGAAGCAGCAGAGTACATTGAAAACATGTTCAGAGCTTTTGATAAGAATGGGGTAAGCAGCGAGGAATTCTTATGCTGGTTTGTCAGCGATCAGCACCTTTCCTCCTGCAAGATGCAGGTCTTCTGGTGCAGCTCCCACCCATGTCATGGTGCTCTCATGGGACAGAAGGGGCACGTACTGAGTGTGTTCTGCATGGGATGGCCTCACAAATCTGCATACAGACTAAAGGCAGAACATCCTTGTTGGAGTGTTTGTAGATGGATTGAAAGGTTTAAGTGTAGGCAGTCGTATTTGTGACAGTATTACCAAAAGGACACCAATTAGCAAAGGCTGAGTGGGAAAAAATCTGTTATGCCAGGGGGGTTACAGTGACTTGATATGCAGTACAAGAAGTGCGTGTACATACATGCAGGTGGCATGTAACAAAACATTGATTGCAGTTGCTCAGAAGCAAAGGAATGTTGTCCAATTCGGACCTCCTGGTATGGATTCCTTTTGCTGTAGGGAAAATGAGGCAGCCTTTCCTGGGGTGCTTTCCCCAAGGCTCCTGGGCAAGCAGGCTTGTTGGTTTAGTTGCAGTTTATACATTCTCATATATTAGTGCAAAAGATTGCATAATGCTCTCCTGTAATATTCATAGAAGTGTAATATGTTTGCCTTTCTCATCTTGAAATGGGTAAGGGATGCTTGACagtcttatttttctgaagctCTTGACTGTAttcaaagcagcacagataCTCTCAGCCCATGCAATATGGTCTGGCAGTTTTGCACTGAGGTTTTGTAAGCGGTTTTCTATCAGTCACGGCCAGTTAAGCATCAGTGAGactctccttttttccttcaggataACACCATCGATTTTCTGGAATACGTGGCTGCCTTGAATCTTGTTTTACGAGGAAAACTGGAGCACAAGCTGAGGTGGACGTTCAAAGTGTATGACAAGGATGGGAATGGCTGCATAGACAAACCTGAGCTGCTAGAAATTGTTGAGGTAAGTTGGCATTGCCTCATCTCTCATTTCAGCAATCACAGTTCTTTGCAACATTGTGATGCACTCAGTTTTTGTGATACCTGAGATTTCAAGGCAGCAGAGCGACAGTGCCTGACCCTGGTGAAGGGTCAGAGGGTTGGTGGAGCCCAGCAGtgaggacagcagtgctgtgagctcTGGGTTTCTGCTCAGACCTTTCTGTCAGATGTTTTACGTCAGAGCCCGCTGTCCTGGCCAAAGAAAGAATGCTtcagccctgctcctcccagcagccaggcttcctgactgcacagcagctgagaaTATGCTGGGAGGCACAAACTAGCAAAGAAATCCCATTTGTAATTAGTCCTTTCTGGGTTTCTGTTCCGTGCTTAGTTTTAATTAGTGACTGTGAAGATGTGTGAGGAGGCATGTGGGTTAGCAGGCAGATACAGGTAAGTGGCCTTTAACTTCAGGTAAATCCTTCAGGGAGTGTGCCAGTCACAGCTTCACCCTTTTGTGGCCGTATTTATGAGGTTCAATGATATTGTAGGATTTGGGGGTAAATGCAATACCAAAAGGAATCAGCTGTGGAAATCAAGTCCTTTGGATAGCCAGCAGCTGGGAAATAGCAACCAGTGTGTCACCTGCAGGGGCAGGTGGGGAGCATCTGGGAGCCGGACCTGGGCAGGTTCAATTATGGTTTTGAGGTCAGACTGGAATTGGCCAGAGCTGTGTTAGGCCCTCGCTAATCCCCTCTCTGGGAAGACATCAGACAAAACTCTTCAGCCTAATGAGCGGAGATAATGATGAGCAGGTGGCTGTCATGTCAGGCGGAGGTGGAAAATGCCATTTTCTAATGACAAAGTGAAGCAGGAGTTAGGGTATGTGATGCTGCAGGCTCGGGGcctgcagctcaggcaggaGCTCCAGGGGGGCTGGGAAGTGTTGGCAGGCCTGGTTTTGGCTCTGCTCTGGCCTTAGGAAAAAGTCATATTGAAAAGCCAGTTTTTCCTATCTGAAActcttgccttttctttccaagGGGGCTCTGAGGTCTTGACCAGGTTCTGTGAGAGTAAACAGCTTCAAGGCGCAGATAAAGCAATCCCTAGTCGTGTGAGCGTAAGATCAGAGGTGGATCTTTCTCAAGAGAGGTTAAAACTGCAGTCTTTGTAAAAGGCCTCTGCACTGCTGGTAAAACAGTAAATTTCATCACCGCTCTTCATTTTCCAAGCCTTATTTCTGACTTGTGATCTTCCTTTCAGTCCATCTACAAGCTGAAGAAAGTGTGTCGGTCAGAGGTGGAGGAGAGGACCCCACTGCTCACACCAGAGGAGGTTGTGGACAGGATATTTCAGCTGGTGGATGAGAATGGGGATGGTAAGGAACTGATGGCTCAGATTGCATTCATGCATAATGAAAAGTTATCTCTGCTGGGCAGGCTGGTTTTAATTATGTTTATCAAGAAATCGCTTAGAATGATCGCATTACTCAGACA contains:
- the GUCA1B gene encoding guanylyl cyclase-activating protein 2 → MGQQFTNAEGEQTEIDVAELQEWYKKFVVECPSGTLFMHEFKRFFGVQDNHEAAEYIENMFRAFDKNGDNTIDFLEYVAALNLVLRGKLEHKLRWTFKVYDKDGNGCIDKPELLEIVESIYKLKKVCRSEVEERTPLLTPEEVVDRIFQLVDENGDGQLSLDEFIDGARKDKWVMKMLQMDVNPGGWISEQRRKSALF